The Sinomicrobium kalidii genome contains a region encoding:
- the thrA gene encoding bifunctional aspartate kinase/homoserine dehydrogenase I, which yields MKSNLNQLHITGFITDSGVEIPCIQLSYQVFGKPLGEAPVIQVNHALTGNSEVAGETGWWKDLIGEGKDIDTAEYTILAFNVPGNGYDGFVIDNYKDFVARDMARIFLLGLEQLGIEKLFALIGGSLGGGIAWEMAVLSPDITEHLIPIASDWKSTDWLIANCQVQEQFLVNSKQPVHDARMHAMLCYRTPASFKTRFNRTTNEELQVFNVESWLMHHGKKLQERFQLAAYKLMNQLLKTIDVTRGRKEHFNVLESINANIHIIGVDSDLFFTAEENRETHKQLAQAHDRVTYGEVHSVHGHDAFLIEFEQLEKLIGGIFKKGKNKNRMKVLKFGGKSLANGEGINNALAIIEDKIRQDENITVVVSARGNATNELEEILEKAAGNEDYTTQLEAFKTYQQADFDFVDFTPEFTKLEKLFEGVCLLGDYSYKIKDQILSKGEVISAKLITEVLKNRGINAVFTDTRKLIKTDEKFGNAQPLEKLSKDNVLQHFEEHNHDTVNIVTGFIGSNAKNETTTLGRNGSNYTASLIANFLDAEELQSYTHVDGIFTANPELVPDAQRIEQLSYNEANEMANFGATILHAKTIIPLIEKNIPLRILNTFNNDNKGTLITSQPNKEGIKSLSVLENVALLNLEGRGLLGKAGVDARIFRALGDSNISVSIISQGSSERGIGLVVDAEKATRAIVELEKEFEKDFYSKDVNKISAEDNVSVISIVGQDLSTFHKPYNALIRNQVVPLLFNNTVTGKNVSLVVRKSELHKALNVIHGEIFGISKKVNIAIFGHGLVGGTLIEQILSSADAIEKRKNIRLNIFAVANSKKLLLAKNGIQEDWKDLITGSEQPSEVNAVIDFAKKHHLANLIAIDNTASVDFVDHYIELINNGFDLISSNKIANTLSFGFYRELRDTLYKNQKQYLYETNVGAGLPLIDTIKLLHLSGENITGIKGVFSGSLSYLFNTFSLEDRPFSEVLQEAIDNGFTEPDPREDLSGNDVGRKLLILARELDLKNEFEDIDVQNLIPEASGLRNGKTSDFLPRLQELDATYAEIKAKQEPEHVLRYIGELSGDLQQDKGILEVKLVSVPEQSALGQVKGSDSIFEIYTESYGTRPLVVQGAGAGAKVTARGVFGDILRLATKDS from the coding sequence TTGAAAAGCAATCTGAATCAGCTTCATATTACAGGGTTTATCACCGACAGCGGTGTGGAAATTCCCTGTATTCAGCTTTCTTACCAGGTTTTCGGGAAACCCCTGGGCGAAGCGCCTGTGATACAGGTGAATCACGCGCTTACAGGAAACTCCGAAGTTGCCGGAGAAACCGGATGGTGGAAAGACCTCATCGGTGAAGGCAAGGATATAGACACCGCTGAATATACCATACTGGCCTTCAATGTGCCGGGCAACGGTTACGACGGTTTTGTCATAGACAACTACAAGGATTTTGTGGCCAGGGATATGGCCCGGATATTTCTCCTGGGCCTGGAACAACTCGGCATAGAAAAACTCTTTGCACTTATCGGGGGCTCGCTTGGAGGTGGAATTGCCTGGGAAATGGCGGTACTTTCACCGGATATCACGGAACACCTCATCCCCATAGCATCCGACTGGAAATCTACCGACTGGCTCATTGCCAACTGCCAGGTACAGGAGCAGTTTCTGGTCAATTCCAAGCAGCCCGTACACGATGCGCGTATGCATGCCATGCTGTGTTACCGCACACCGGCATCCTTTAAAACCCGGTTTAACCGCACCACCAACGAAGAGCTCCAGGTCTTTAATGTGGAGAGCTGGCTCATGCATCACGGAAAAAAGTTACAGGAACGTTTTCAACTGGCTGCCTACAAACTGATGAATCAGTTATTGAAAACCATTGATGTGACAAGGGGAAGAAAAGAACATTTCAACGTTCTGGAATCCATTAACGCCAACATTCACATTATCGGGGTGGATTCCGATTTGTTCTTCACCGCGGAGGAAAACAGGGAAACCCACAAACAACTGGCACAGGCCCACGACAGGGTCACTTACGGCGAAGTACATTCGGTACACGGACATGACGCTTTTTTAATAGAATTCGAACAACTGGAAAAACTCATAGGAGGAATATTTAAAAAAGGAAAAAACAAGAACAGGATGAAAGTATTGAAGTTTGGCGGCAAATCGCTGGCTAATGGAGAAGGCATTAACAATGCACTGGCAATCATAGAAGACAAAATAAGACAGGACGAAAATATCACCGTAGTGGTGTCCGCAAGGGGCAACGCCACCAACGAACTGGAAGAGATACTGGAAAAAGCTGCCGGAAACGAAGATTACACAACACAGTTAGAGGCCTTCAAAACCTATCAGCAGGCTGATTTCGACTTTGTGGACTTCACACCCGAATTCACCAAACTCGAAAAACTCTTCGAAGGCGTGTGCCTCCTGGGCGATTACAGTTACAAAATAAAAGACCAGATCCTTTCCAAAGGCGAGGTCATTTCGGCAAAACTCATCACCGAAGTCCTCAAAAACAGGGGCATCAACGCCGTGTTTACCGACACCCGTAAACTCATTAAAACCGATGAGAAATTCGGAAATGCCCAGCCCCTGGAAAAACTGTCCAAAGACAATGTCCTGCAACATTTTGAAGAACACAACCACGACACGGTAAATATCGTTACCGGTTTTATAGGATCGAACGCAAAGAACGAAACCACTACCCTGGGCAGGAACGGCAGCAATTACACCGCTTCGCTGATAGCCAATTTCCTGGATGCGGAAGAGTTACAAAGCTATACTCACGTAGACGGTATTTTCACGGCAAACCCCGAACTGGTTCCCGATGCACAGCGTATAGAGCAGCTATCGTATAACGAAGCCAACGAAATGGCCAATTTCGGGGCTACCATCCTGCATGCCAAGACTATCATCCCTCTTATTGAAAAGAATATCCCGCTGCGGATACTGAACACTTTTAACAATGACAACAAAGGCACCCTGATCACTTCCCAGCCCAACAAGGAAGGTATCAAATCGCTTTCCGTGCTGGAAAATGTAGCCCTGCTCAACCTTGAGGGACGGGGACTCCTGGGCAAAGCCGGGGTCGATGCCAGGATTTTCCGGGCATTGGGCGACAGTAATATCAGTGTAAGCATTATTTCCCAGGGCTCGTCCGAAAGAGGGATAGGGCTTGTGGTTGATGCGGAAAAAGCCACCAGGGCCATTGTGGAACTGGAAAAGGAATTCGAAAAGGATTTCTATTCCAAGGATGTCAACAAGATATCGGCAGAAGACAATGTTTCCGTGATCTCCATTGTGGGACAGGACCTGAGTACTTTTCACAAACCCTATAACGCCCTGATACGAAACCAGGTTGTACCGTTACTGTTCAACAATACCGTAACCGGAAAGAACGTGAGCCTCGTGGTCAGAAAATCCGAACTGCACAAGGCGCTGAATGTTATCCACGGCGAAATATTCGGTATTTCCAAAAAAGTGAATATCGCCATATTCGGTCACGGGCTGGTAGGCGGCACTCTGATTGAACAGATCCTTTCTTCGGCCGATGCCATAGAAAAACGCAAAAATATCCGGCTGAACATCTTTGCCGTGGCCAATTCCAAAAAGCTACTGCTCGCCAAGAACGGGATTCAGGAGGACTGGAAAGACTTGATTACCGGAAGTGAACAACCGTCGGAAGTAAATGCAGTCATCGACTTTGCCAAAAAACACCACCTGGCAAATCTTATTGCCATAGACAACACGGCAAGCGTAGATTTTGTAGATCATTACATCGAATTGATAAACAACGGGTTCGACCTCATTTCTTCCAATAAGATCGCCAATACGCTGAGCTTTGGTTTCTACCGGGAACTGAGGGATACCCTGTACAAAAACCAGAAACAGTACCTTTACGAGACAAATGTCGGTGCCGGACTACCGCTTATTGACACCATTAAATTACTGCACCTTTCCGGGGAGAACATTACCGGAATAAAAGGTGTTTTTTCCGGGTCGCTCAGCTATCTGTTCAATACTTTTTCACTGGAAGACAGGCCTTTCAGCGAGGTACTGCAGGAAGCCATCGACAACGGGTTTACCGAACCCGATCCCAGGGAAGACCTCTCCGGCAACGATGTGGGCAGAAAACTCCTCATCCTGGCACGGGAACTCGACCTGAAAAACGAATTTGAGGACATTGACGTGCAAAACCTTATCCCCGAAGCCTCGGGACTCCGGAACGGCAAAACTTCCGATTTTTTGCCGAGATTACAGGAACTGGACGCTACCTATGCCGAAATCAAGGCAAAACAGGAACCGGAACATGTATTGCGGTACATCGGTGAGTTATCGGGCGACCTGCAACAGGACAAGGGCATACTCGAAGTAAAACTCGTTTCCGTCCCGGAACAAAGTGCCCTCGGACAGGTAAAAGGGTCGGATTCCATTTTTGAGATTTATACGGAATCCTACGGAACCCGGCCCCTTGTTGTGCAGGGTGCGGGAGCCGGTGCAAAAGTAACGGCCAGGGGGGTATTCGGGGATATCCTGAGGCTGGCCACAAAGGATAGTTAA
- the hemL gene encoding glutamate-1-semialdehyde 2,1-aminomutase — MIYQRSSSLFAEAEKYIPGGVNSPVRAFKSVGGTPVFIRRAEGPYLYDEDGNRLIDYIASWGPMILGHAHKPVIDAVTEKAKNGTSFGMPTETETEIARLAVSMVPNVDKIRFVNSGTEACMSAVRLARGYTGREKIIKFAGCYHGHSDAFLIQAGSGAVTFGSPNSPGVTQGTAKDTLLAGYNDLESVKNLFEANKGEIAAVIIEPLPGNMGCILPEKGFLEGLRALCDENDSLLVFDEVMTGFRLAKGGAQELFNVRADIVTFGKVIGGGMPVGAFASRNEIMNHLAPLGPVYQAGTLSGNPLAMSAGLAMLKELEQHPEIFESLEEKTLYLHKGMARVLSKHEVPHQINRMGSMISVHFTTEEVRDFDSAASGNNDTFKKFFHGMLNEGIHLPPSAFESWFLNDALSYEDLDYTINAVDKIAGSL, encoded by the coding sequence ATGATATACCAAAGAAGCAGTTCATTATTTGCAGAAGCGGAAAAATATATCCCGGGCGGGGTCAATTCACCGGTAAGGGCATTCAAATCCGTAGGCGGCACCCCGGTCTTTATCCGAAGGGCCGAAGGCCCCTACCTGTATGACGAAGACGGCAACCGGTTGATAGATTATATCGCATCCTGGGGCCCCATGATACTCGGGCATGCCCACAAACCCGTTATCGATGCCGTAACGGAAAAGGCGAAAAACGGCACCTCGTTCGGCATGCCCACGGAAACGGAAACGGAAATAGCGCGACTGGCCGTCTCCATGGTCCCGAACGTCGATAAAATACGGTTTGTGAACAGCGGTACGGAAGCCTGCATGAGTGCAGTCCGGCTTGCCAGGGGATATACGGGCAGGGAAAAGATCATAAAATTTGCCGGTTGTTACCACGGTCATTCCGATGCTTTTTTGATACAGGCCGGAAGCGGAGCGGTTACCTTCGGTTCACCCAACAGCCCCGGTGTTACGCAGGGAACGGCAAAAGACACTCTGCTGGCCGGATATAACGACCTGGAATCTGTAAAAAACCTGTTCGAAGCCAATAAAGGCGAAATTGCAGCCGTTATTATAGAACCGCTGCCCGGCAACATGGGATGCATCCTGCCCGAAAAAGGGTTTCTCGAGGGACTGCGAGCACTTTGCGATGAAAACGACAGCCTTCTTGTCTTTGACGAAGTGATGACAGGATTCCGTCTGGCCAAAGGCGGTGCACAGGAACTTTTTAACGTCAGGGCCGATATTGTTACTTTCGGTAAGGTCATAGGCGGGGGAATGCCCGTAGGTGCATTCGCTTCCCGCAACGAGATCATGAACCATCTCGCCCCGCTCGGTCCCGTTTACCAGGCAGGTACCCTGAGCGGTAATCCGCTGGCCATGAGTGCCGGGCTGGCCATGCTCAAAGAACTCGAACAGCATCCGGAAATATTCGAAAGCCTGGAAGAAAAAACGCTTTACCTGCACAAAGGCATGGCAAGAGTATTGTCCAAACACGAAGTGCCTCATCAAATCAACAGGATGGGCTCCATGATATCGGTACATTTTACAACAGAAGAGGTCAGGGACTTTGACAGTGCCGCAAGCGGGAATAACGACACTTTCAAAAAGTTCTTTCACGGCATGCTGAACGAAGGTATTCATTTACCGCCAAGTGCATTTGAAAGCTGGTTCCTCAATGATGCGCTGAGTTATGAAGACCTGGATTACACCATAAATGCAGTAGATAAAATAGCCGGCTCCCTCTAA
- a CDS encoding DUF1579 domain-containing protein, protein MRTTILKFGWAILTVVVFHTALIAQDKEENTASMNDEQAAMMEAWNAYRTPGEMHEMLAGDAGEWNAEITHWADPSAPPEKAKGTEVCKMVMGGRYLKISFKGEIMGEPYNGTGVMGYDNAKKEFFATWIDDMGTGIMVTRGTPVSGEGNSMEMKGTMVDPMTGNDMKVREVVTRIDENHRKMEMFLEHGGKEMKTMEINYTRKE, encoded by the coding sequence ATGAGAACAACAATCTTGAAATTCGGTTGGGCTATCCTCACGGTTGTAGTATTCCATACGGCTCTGATAGCACAGGACAAAGAAGAAAACACGGCTTCCATGAACGATGAACAGGCAGCCATGATGGAGGCCTGGAATGCTTATCGAACTCCGGGTGAAATGCACGAGATGCTGGCCGGGGACGCAGGTGAATGGAACGCTGAAATAACCCATTGGGCCGACCCTTCGGCACCCCCGGAAAAAGCCAAAGGTACTGAAGTTTGCAAAATGGTGATGGGCGGCCGTTACCTGAAAATATCCTTTAAAGGGGAGATTATGGGAGAACCTTATAACGGTACCGGAGTGATGGGGTATGACAATGCCAAAAAGGAATTTTTTGCTACCTGGATCGACGATATGGGTACGGGAATTATGGTGACCCGGGGAACTCCTGTTTCGGGAGAGGGTAATTCGATGGAGATGAAAGGTACTATGGTCGACCCGATGACGGGTAATGATATGAAAGTAAGAGAAGTCGTTACCCGTATTGATGAAAACCACCGCAAGATGGAAATGTTTCTGGAACATGGAGGAAAGGAAATGAAGACCATGGAAATAAACTATACCCGAAAGGAATAG
- a CDS encoding Gfo/Idh/MocA family protein codes for MSDLPIRWGIIGCGNVTEKKSGPAYQKTEGFELLAVMRRNADKARDYAERHHVKKHYSSADELINDTEVDAVYIATPPDTHKYYGIKVAETGKPCCIEKPLAPSFRDSVAIHNAFEKAGVPLFVAYYRRSLPRFRQVKTWLDENRIGEIRHISWHLSKPPGNLDLSGEYNWRTDPEIAPGGYFDDLASHGLDLFAFLLGNYREVNGISLNQQGLYKAKDAVTSCWIHENGITGTGSWNFGCHHREDRVEISGSKGKLSFSVFDENPLTLDTGTEKQELFVNHPENIQLYHVKNIKEHLIHNTTHPSTGITATHTAWIMDRILGNL; via the coding sequence ATGTCTGACTTACCAATACGCTGGGGTATCATAGGATGCGGGAACGTCACCGAAAAAAAGAGTGGCCCGGCCTATCAGAAAACCGAAGGATTTGAACTGCTGGCCGTAATGCGACGAAACGCTGACAAGGCCCGTGACTATGCCGAAAGGCATCATGTAAAAAAACACTACTCCAGTGCAGACGAACTTATCAACGACACCGAAGTTGATGCCGTCTACATTGCCACCCCTCCCGATACACATAAGTATTACGGGATCAAGGTAGCCGAAACGGGCAAACCCTGCTGTATAGAAAAACCACTTGCCCCTTCCTTTCGGGATAGTGTGGCGATCCACAATGCGTTTGAAAAAGCGGGAGTTCCGCTGTTTGTAGCCTATTACCGCCGTTCCCTGCCAAGATTCCGTCAGGTAAAAACCTGGCTGGACGAAAACAGGATCGGTGAGATAAGGCATATCAGCTGGCATCTGAGCAAACCTCCGGGCAACCTTGATCTTTCCGGTGAATACAACTGGCGTACCGATCCCGAAATCGCTCCGGGCGGGTATTTTGACGACCTGGCCAGCCACGGCCTGGACCTCTTTGCCTTTCTTCTCGGGAACTACCGCGAAGTAAACGGCATAAGCCTTAACCAGCAAGGGCTGTATAAGGCAAAGGATGCCGTAACCTCCTGCTGGATACATGAAAACGGGATTACCGGCACCGGAAGCTGGAATTTCGGATGCCATCACCGGGAAGACCGGGTAGAAATTTCCGGGAGCAAAGGAAAGCTGAGTTTTTCCGTTTTTGACGAAAATCCGCTGACACTGGACACCGGAACAGAAAAACAGGAACTTTTTGTTAATCACCCGGAAAACATACAATTATATCATGTAAAAAACATAAAGGAACACCTTATTCACAATACAACACATCCCTCTACCGGAATAACAGCTACGCATACGGCGTGGATCATGGACAGGATACTTGGAAATCTTTAA
- a CDS encoding 1-aminocyclopropane-1-carboxylate deaminase/D-cysteine desulfhydrase — MNREIVLDILQEKGITLHIKREDLLHPHISGNKFRKLKYNLLEAKEKHHDTLLTFGGAYSNHIAAVAAAGKEHHFKTIGIIRGEELSGKIAGNPTLKFAEKQGMQFKFISRRDFRQKNTPDFITPLQKEFGHFYLLPEGGTNTLAVKGCEEILTAEDQDFDYICCPVGTGGTIAGLINSSKDCQQILGFPALKGDFLTDDIRKFVRKDNWCLQNDFHFGGYARINSELVCFINDFKQKTGIPLDPVYTGKMIYGILKLVNDGYFKSGTKILAVHTGGLQGIPGMNSVLQKKNLPLIT; from the coding sequence TTGAACCGGGAAATCGTACTGGACATTCTTCAGGAAAAAGGAATAACGCTGCACATAAAGCGCGAAGACCTCCTCCATCCCCATATTTCAGGGAACAAGTTCCGCAAGCTGAAATATAACCTCCTGGAAGCAAAGGAAAAACACCACGATACATTACTCACTTTCGGCGGGGCCTATTCCAATCATATCGCAGCCGTAGCAGCGGCCGGGAAAGAACACCATTTTAAAACCATAGGTATTATCCGCGGCGAGGAGCTCTCCGGAAAAATTGCCGGAAACCCTACCCTGAAATTTGCCGAAAAACAGGGTATGCAGTTCAAATTTATCTCCCGCAGGGATTTTCGTCAAAAGAACACCCCTGATTTTATAACTCCGTTACAAAAGGAATTCGGCCACTTTTACCTGCTTCCCGAAGGAGGGACCAATACCCTTGCTGTTAAAGGTTGCGAGGAAATATTGACTGCAGAAGACCAGGATTTTGACTACATATGTTGCCCCGTTGGCACGGGAGGCACTATCGCCGGATTGATAAACAGTTCAAAAGATTGTCAACAAATATTGGGTTTCCCCGCCCTCAAAGGGGATTTTTTAACCGATGATATTCGTAAATTTGTCCGGAAGGACAACTGGTGTTTACAAAATGATTTTCATTTCGGGGGCTATGCCAGGATCAATAGCGAACTGGTCTGTTTTATCAACGATTTTAAACAAAAGACCGGAATTCCGCTGGACCCCGTATACACCGGTAAAATGATATACGGTATACTAAAACTCGTAAACGACGGTTATTTTAAAAGCGGCACTAAAATACTGGCCGTTCATACCGGGGGGTTACAGGGTATCCCCGGAATGAATAGCGTTTTGCAAAAAAAGAACCTGCCGCTCATAACATAA
- a CDS encoding anthrone oxygenase family protein → MLISDIMLILAGTAAALMAGLFYTFSVAVNRGLGRLGDREFVMTMQHINSEILNPFFYLGFFGAPLLLLLAAFMHSEGGGTSFVLLLVATVLYFTGVFGVTVAKNVPMNNKLAELTPETASEEEISGARMAFEKPWLRWNHIRTVASGLTVVLVFIVAVLS, encoded by the coding sequence ATGCTGATTTCCGATATCATGCTGATTCTCGCCGGAACCGCCGCTGCATTGATGGCCGGGCTTTTCTACACATTCAGTGTGGCTGTAAACCGCGGCCTGGGACGGCTGGGAGACAGGGAGTTCGTTATGACCATGCAGCACATCAATTCCGAAATACTGAACCCCTTCTTTTACCTGGGGTTTTTCGGTGCTCCGTTGTTATTATTGCTGGCTGCATTTATGCACAGCGAAGGCGGGGGAACATCGTTTGTATTGCTCCTGGTAGCTACCGTACTGTATTTTACGGGAGTATTTGGTGTTACCGTAGCGAAAAATGTACCGATGAACAATAAACTTGCAGAACTGACCCCGGAAACTGCTTCGGAAGAAGAAATTTCCGGGGCCAGAATGGCATTTGAGAAACCCTGGTTGCGTTGGAACCACATTCGTACCGTTGCCTCGGGACTAACGGTAGTACTGGTTTTTATTGTGGCTGTCCTTTCCTGA
- a CDS encoding glucosaminidase domain-containing protein, with protein sequence MRKIAVILLLVLGLIVSSCGSKKKAARKRKAEKHRTVRIAPEPPEERYDNSTKKGAFTPVKISSTEEYIKMFAPVARDEMREFGIPASITLAQGILESGSGMGALTRKTNNHFGIKCHTGWSGGMEYHDDDEKGECFRKYDHPMTSYRDHSLFLTSRSRYASLFDLPEDDYRGWAKGLRRAGYATDPRYPQKLISLIEKYRLYTYDEQVLEASGRKKRRKHHNDDTHIVRRGDTLYSISKRYNTTVEALKRANRLRSNTIDVGQELKIR encoded by the coding sequence ATGCGAAAAATAGCAGTTATACTTCTTCTTGTTTTGGGACTGATTGTCTCTTCCTGTGGCTCCAAGAAAAAAGCAGCCCGGAAAAGGAAAGCGGAAAAACACAGAACAGTAAGGATAGCTCCCGAACCGCCGGAAGAACGCTACGACAACAGTACAAAAAAAGGAGCGTTCACCCCTGTGAAAATCAGTTCTACAGAAGAATACATAAAAATGTTCGCCCCCGTAGCCCGGGACGAAATGCGTGAATTCGGTATTCCGGCCAGCATTACGCTGGCACAGGGCATCCTGGAAAGCGGTTCGGGAATGGGCGCACTTACCCGAAAGACCAACAATCATTTCGGAATTAAATGCCATACCGGGTGGTCCGGCGGTATGGAATATCACGATGACGATGAAAAAGGAGAGTGTTTCCGGAAATACGACCACCCCATGACCTCCTACCGGGACCATTCCCTTTTCCTGACTTCCCGAAGCAGGTATGCCTCACTGTTTGACCTTCCCGAAGACGATTACAGGGGCTGGGCAAAAGGCCTGCGGCGCGCAGGTTACGCCACAGACCCCAGGTATCCCCAAAAACTCATAAGCCTTATTGAAAAATACCGGCTATACACCTATGATGAACAGGTACTGGAAGCATCCGGCCGAAAAAAACGGAGAAAACACCACAATGACGACACACATATCGTCCGCCGCGGAGATACGCTGTATTCCATATCCAAAAGGTACAACACCACCGTGGAAGCACTGAAAAGGGCCAACAGGTTGCGAAGCAATACCATCGACGTAGGGCAGGAATTGAAAATCAGGTAA
- a CDS encoding DUF5522 domain-containing protein, with the protein MKKIIPIEEGDYYLSPEGYKVFTEQYHLKRGYCCESGCRHCPYGYDRKTNKRRR; encoded by the coding sequence ATAAAAAAGATCATTCCCATAGAAGAAGGCGATTATTACCTGTCACCGGAAGGTTATAAGGTCTTTACCGAACAGTACCACCTGAAGCGGGGCTATTGCTGTGAGAGCGGTTGCAGGCACTGTCCTTACGGGTATGACAGAAAAACCAATAAGAGGAGACGTTGA
- a CDS encoding urocanate hydratase — protein MTFKEQLLEGIPDKLPRVKPYDTTVNHAPKRKEILTGKEKKLALRNALRYFDKKHHTVLLPEFAEELEKYGRIYMYRFRPDYKMYARPIEEYPARCRQAAAIMLMIQNNLDHAVAQHPHELITYGGNGAVFQNWAQYRIAMKYLAEMTEEQTLVMYSGHPLGLFPSHKEAPRVVVTNGMMVPNYSKPDDWEKFNALGVTQYGQMTAGSYMYIGPQGIVHGTTITVMNALRKIGKSPSSGDRGTGALFVTSGLGGMSGAQPKAGNIAGCVTVCAEVNPKAVATRHSQGWVDEMIDDPDVLAERVKKAKNDKEIVSIAYLGNVVEVWEHFHKENIRIDLGSDQTSLHNPWAGGYYPAGLSFEEANKMMAENPEKFREYVQISLRRQATAINKHTAQGTYFFDYGNAFLLEASRAGADVLAPEGENAGPEEKEFRYPSYVQDIMGPMCFDYGFGPFRWVCTSGKPEDLARTDAIACKILEEIRENSPEEIQQQMTDNIRWIKGAQENRLVVGSQARILYADAEGRIKIAQAFNDAIARGEIGEVVLGRDHHDVSGTDSPYRETSNIYDGSRFTADMAIHNVIGDSFRGATWVSIHNGGGVGWGEVINGGFGMVLDGTKEAANRLKSMLFWDVNNGIARRSWARNEEAVFAINRAMETEPRLKVTLPNRVDDTLLENI, from the coding sequence ATGACATTCAAAGAACAGCTACTTGAGGGTATTCCGGATAAGTTACCCCGTGTAAAACCATATGATACCACTGTAAACCACGCTCCGAAACGGAAGGAGATACTCACCGGTAAAGAGAAGAAACTGGCATTGCGGAATGCACTTCGGTACTTTGATAAAAAACACCATACCGTCCTTCTGCCTGAATTTGCGGAAGAACTGGAAAAATACGGGAGGATATACATGTACCGTTTCCGGCCCGATTACAAAATGTATGCCCGTCCCATTGAAGAATATCCCGCCCGGTGCAGGCAGGCCGCGGCCATTATGTTAATGATACAGAACAACCTGGACCATGCAGTGGCACAACATCCTCATGAACTCATTACTTACGGGGGGAACGGTGCCGTTTTCCAGAACTGGGCGCAATACCGCATAGCAATGAAATACCTGGCCGAAATGACGGAAGAACAAACGCTGGTCATGTATTCCGGTCATCCGTTGGGATTGTTCCCGTCACATAAGGAAGCCCCGAGGGTGGTGGTCACCAACGGGATGATGGTCCCCAATTATTCGAAACCGGACGACTGGGAAAAATTCAATGCCCTCGGTGTAACCCAATACGGGCAGATGACCGCCGGGAGCTATATGTACATCGGTCCGCAGGGTATTGTTCACGGAACTACCATTACGGTAATGAACGCCTTGCGGAAAATCGGTAAAAGTCCGTCATCGGGAGACAGGGGGACCGGGGCATTATTCGTGACTTCCGGTCTCGGCGGTATGAGCGGGGCGCAACCCAAGGCAGGGAACATTGCCGGGTGTGTGACCGTCTGTGCCGAAGTTAATCCCAAAGCCGTAGCTACCCGTCATTCCCAGGGATGGGTGGATGAAATGATCGATGATCCGGACGTTCTTGCGGAACGGGTAAAAAAAGCAAAAAACGATAAGGAGATCGTATCCATAGCTTACCTGGGGAATGTGGTCGAGGTCTGGGAGCATTTCCACAAGGAAAATATTCGTATCGACCTGGGGTCGGACCAGACCTCGTTACACAATCCCTGGGCGGGTGGATACTATCCGGCAGGACTGAGTTTCGAGGAGGCCAATAAAATGATGGCGGAAAACCCGGAAAAGTTCAGGGAATATGTACAGATCAGTTTAAGGCGACAGGCAACGGCCATTAACAAACATACGGCACAGGGTACCTATTTTTTTGATTACGGGAATGCCTTTTTGCTCGAAGCGTCCAGGGCGGGAGCGGATGTCCTCGCACCTGAAGGAGAAAATGCCGGACCAGAAGAAAAGGAGTTCCGTTATCCTTCCTACGTGCAGGACATCATGGGCCCCATGTGTTTTGATTACGGTTTCGGGCCGTTCCGTTGGGTGTGTACCAGCGGTAAGCCGGAAGACCTTGCCCGTACCGATGCCATAGCCTGCAAAATCCTGGAGGAAATCCGTGAAAATTCACCGGAGGAAATACAGCAGCAAATGACCGACAATATCCGTTGGATCAAAGGAGCGCAGGAAAACAGGCTGGTGGTAGGATCACAGGCAAGGATACTGTATGCCGATGCCGAAGGCCGCATAAAAATAGCACAGGCCTTTAACGATGCCATCGCACGTGGTGAAATAGGCGAGGTGGTCCTAGGCCGGGACCATCACGATGTGTCGGGAACAGATTCGCCGTACCGCGAAACTTCCAATATCTATGACGGTTCGCGCTTCACGGCCGATATGGCCATTCACAACGTGATTGGAGACAGCTTCCGCGGAGCTACCTGGGTGAGCATTCACAACGGCGGCGGCGTAGGCTGGGGAGAGGTGATCAATGGCGGGTTCGGCATGGTTCTTGATGGAACAAAAGAAGCAGCCAACCGTCTGAAATCCATGTTGTTCTGGGACGTGAATAACGGGATCGCAAGGCGAAGCTGGGCGCGGAATGAAGAAGCCGTTTTTGCGATAAACAGGGCGATGGAGACCGAACCGCGTCTGAAAGTAACGCTGCCTAACCGGGTAGACGATACCCTTTTAGAAAATATTTAA